In Lagopus muta isolate bLagMut1 chromosome 6, bLagMut1 primary, whole genome shotgun sequence, one DNA window encodes the following:
- the BBOF1 gene encoding basal body-orientation factor 1 isoform X1, translating to MEGGRAPPWEARLAEAEAGRTEYREAARLLARRNAELLQRQRHSEREAAAVLELLAEQGRERAAETEKLKKELIDLKQRTQEENRKLEDYYTQQIKELEEKFQKKVGEISQIQVELNLIKEFHREKAAMEEELEDLKKNIKISNRRHQEEVVRLERRFLEEKKRLEEDAEKKIMMTREAARHEAVLQLNSVERQVFKENIHLHGASSSHLKEATELQKMKQKLEEDKILLSQEKEITESLMREKILQINKQKAQIGDLQHKVEKLEMALCHKTKEFETKTQKTQHQALIENQASMVEIKKLQHLLEMKDQEMNRVKKLARNILNERTEVERFFLDALEHVKREIIASRKHYKEMAQAVYYRKMMEACAGKEEFPKIKTFNSNVNSTNSVYRDLEEAEKCYWENTQFKKVDISELTWEQKERVLRLLFAKMNDTNLWKYRRDLATSTPAPADANKESIAG from the exons ATGGAGGGCGGGCGGGCCCCGCCGTGGGAGGCGCGGCTGGCGGAAGCCGAAGCGGGCCGGACCGAGTACCGCGAGGCTGCTCGGCTGCTGGCCCGGCGCAACGCGGAGCTGCTGCAGCGGCAGCGGCACTCGGAGAGGGAGGCGGCGGCCGTGCTGGAGCTCCTCGCGGAGCAGGGCCGGGAGAGGGCGGCGGAG actgagaaactgaagaagGAGCTAATTGATTTGAAACAGCGAACACAAGAAGAGAACAGGAAACTG GAAGACTATTATACCCAACAAATAAAAGAACTGgaagagaaatttcagaaaaaagttGGAGAAATCAGCCAAATTCAAGTAGAATTGAATTTAATAAAGGAATTCCACAGGGAGAAAGCAGCTATGGAGGAAGAGCTGGAAGAT CTAAAGAAGAATATCAAGATCTCAAACAGGAGACATCAGGAAGAGGTTGTGCGACTGGAGAGGAGGTTTCTTGAAGAGAAG aagAGACTAGAAGAAGATGCTGAGAAGAAGATAATGATGACAAGAGAGGCTGCTCGACATGAAGCTGTTTT GCAGCTGAACAGCGTTGAGAGACAAGTTTTTAAAGAGAACATTCATCTTCATGGTGCTTCATCTTCTCACCTGAAGGAGGCAACGGAgttgcagaaaatgaaacagaagttaGAGGAGGATAAAATTCTTCTGTCACAGGAAAAG GAAATCACTGAGAGTTTGATGAGAGAAAAGATCCTACAGATCAacaagcagaaagcacagataGGAGATCTGCAACATAAAGTGGAAAAACTGGAGATGGCCTTATGTCACAAGACTAAGGAATTTGAGACAAAGACtcaaaaaacacagcatcaggCACTGATAGAAAACCAGGCTAGCATGGTCGAGATCAAGAAACTGCAGCACCTGCTAGAAATGAAGGATCAGGAGATGAACCGAGTGAAGAAACTAGCTCGGAATATCTTAAATGAGAGGACTGAAGTGGAAAGGTTCTTCCTGGATGCTCTGGAACATGTGAAGAGGGAGATCATAGCCAGTAGAAAACACTATAAGGAAATGGCCCAGGCTGTTTATTACAGGAAAATGATGGAGGCGTGTGCAGGGAAGGAAGAGTTTcccaaaatcaaaacatttaatAGCAACGTGAACAGCACAAATAGTGTGTACAGAGACCtagaagaagcagagaaatgctACTG ggAAAACACCCAGTTTAAAAAAGTAGATATCAGTGAGTTGACATGGGAACAAAAAGAGCGTGTCCTGAGATTACTTTTTGCCAAAATGAATGACACAAATCTATG GAAATACAGGAGAGATCTGGCTACTTCaactccagctcctgctgatgCTAACAAAGAAAGTATAGCTGGGTAA
- the BBOF1 gene encoding basal body-orientation factor 1 isoform X2, whose product MEGGRAPPWEARLAEAEAGRTEYREAARLLARRNAELLQRQRHSEREAAAVLELLAEQGRERAAETEKLKKELIDLKQRTQEENRKLEDYYTQQIKELEEKFQKKVGEISQIQVELNLIKEFHREKAAMEEELEDLKKNIKISNRRHQEEVVRLERRFLEEKRLEEDAEKKIMMTREAARHEAVLQLNSVERQVFKENIHLHGASSSHLKEATELQKMKQKLEEDKILLSQEKEITESLMREKILQINKQKAQIGDLQHKVEKLEMALCHKTKEFETKTQKTQHQALIENQASMVEIKKLQHLLEMKDQEMNRVKKLARNILNERTEVERFFLDALEHVKREIIASRKHYKEMAQAVYYRKMMEACAGKEEFPKIKTFNSNVNSTNSVYRDLEEAEKCYWENTQFKKVDISELTWEQKERVLRLLFAKMNDTNLWKYRRDLATSTPAPADANKESIAG is encoded by the exons ATGGAGGGCGGGCGGGCCCCGCCGTGGGAGGCGCGGCTGGCGGAAGCCGAAGCGGGCCGGACCGAGTACCGCGAGGCTGCTCGGCTGCTGGCCCGGCGCAACGCGGAGCTGCTGCAGCGGCAGCGGCACTCGGAGAGGGAGGCGGCGGCCGTGCTGGAGCTCCTCGCGGAGCAGGGCCGGGAGAGGGCGGCGGAG actgagaaactgaagaagGAGCTAATTGATTTGAAACAGCGAACACAAGAAGAGAACAGGAAACTG GAAGACTATTATACCCAACAAATAAAAGAACTGgaagagaaatttcagaaaaaagttGGAGAAATCAGCCAAATTCAAGTAGAATTGAATTTAATAAAGGAATTCCACAGGGAGAAAGCAGCTATGGAGGAAGAGCTGGAAGAT CTAAAGAAGAATATCAAGATCTCAAACAGGAGACATCAGGAAGAGGTTGTGCGACTGGAGAGGAGGTTTCTTGAAGAGAAG AGACTAGAAGAAGATGCTGAGAAGAAGATAATGATGACAAGAGAGGCTGCTCGACATGAAGCTGTTTT GCAGCTGAACAGCGTTGAGAGACAAGTTTTTAAAGAGAACATTCATCTTCATGGTGCTTCATCTTCTCACCTGAAGGAGGCAACGGAgttgcagaaaatgaaacagaagttaGAGGAGGATAAAATTCTTCTGTCACAGGAAAAG GAAATCACTGAGAGTTTGATGAGAGAAAAGATCCTACAGATCAacaagcagaaagcacagataGGAGATCTGCAACATAAAGTGGAAAAACTGGAGATGGCCTTATGTCACAAGACTAAGGAATTTGAGACAAAGACtcaaaaaacacagcatcaggCACTGATAGAAAACCAGGCTAGCATGGTCGAGATCAAGAAACTGCAGCACCTGCTAGAAATGAAGGATCAGGAGATGAACCGAGTGAAGAAACTAGCTCGGAATATCTTAAATGAGAGGACTGAAGTGGAAAGGTTCTTCCTGGATGCTCTGGAACATGTGAAGAGGGAGATCATAGCCAGTAGAAAACACTATAAGGAAATGGCCCAGGCTGTTTATTACAGGAAAATGATGGAGGCGTGTGCAGGGAAGGAAGAGTTTcccaaaatcaaaacatttaatAGCAACGTGAACAGCACAAATAGTGTGTACAGAGACCtagaagaagcagagaaatgctACTG ggAAAACACCCAGTTTAAAAAAGTAGATATCAGTGAGTTGACATGGGAACAAAAAGAGCGTGTCCTGAGATTACTTTTTGCCAAAATGAATGACACAAATCTATG GAAATACAGGAGAGATCTGGCTACTTCaactccagctcctgctgatgCTAACAAAGAAAGTATAGCTGGGTAA